The following proteins are encoded in a genomic region of Archaeoglobaceae archaeon:
- the asd gene encoding aspartate-semialdehyde dehydrogenase produces the protein MHYDVCVLGATGMVGQKFIQLLENHPWFRLKSLAASERRIGRKYGSEVDWIVSANIPEYAKDVEMVPLDPKQVDADIVFSALPADIAKEVEPKFAEAGFVVSSNASAFRMEEDVPLVIPEVNADHLKLIEVQKKRRKWDGYIITNPNCTSTMFVITLKPLMNFGLKSVRIASMQALSGAGYPGVPSLAITDNIIPFIKNEEEKCESEPLKMLGTFKGDRIEFAKIKISASCHRVPVIDGHTEAVWVEFERDVSIEEVKEAFNSLKPLDLPSSPEKVIVIRNEIDRPQPRLDRDTGKGMSVVVGRIRKDAWGIKYIVLGHNTIRGAAGASILNAELLVKEKMV, from the coding sequence ATGCATTATGACGTCTGTGTCTTGGGAGCTACAGGGATGGTGGGCCAGAAATTTATTCAGCTACTTGAAAATCATCCGTGGTTTAGATTAAAAAGCCTTGCAGCATCTGAAAGAAGAATCGGGAGAAAATATGGGAGTGAAGTTGATTGGATCGTATCTGCAAACATTCCAGAGTATGCTAAAGACGTTGAAATGGTTCCGCTTGATCCAAAGCAAGTTGATGCGGACATAGTGTTCTCAGCATTGCCTGCAGATATAGCAAAAGAAGTTGAACCAAAATTTGCTGAAGCCGGTTTTGTTGTTTCAAGCAATGCCTCAGCTTTTAGAATGGAAGAAGATGTCCCGCTTGTAATTCCTGAGGTTAATGCGGACCATTTGAAACTCATAGAAGTGCAGAAAAAGAGAAGGAAATGGGACGGATATATCATAACGAATCCAAATTGCACGAGCACAATGTTCGTTATTACTCTCAAACCGCTGATGAATTTCGGATTGAAAAGTGTTAGAATTGCTTCGATGCAGGCTCTGAGTGGTGCAGGGTATCCGGGAGTTCCCTCTCTTGCGATCACAGATAATATAATTCCATTCATTAAGAATGAGGAAGAAAAATGCGAAAGTGAACCGCTTAAGATGCTTGGGACGTTTAAGGGCGACAGAATTGAGTTTGCAAAGATAAAGATCTCCGCTTCCTGCCATCGCGTTCCCGTAATAGACGGACACACTGAAGCTGTTTGGGTTGAATTTGAGAGAGATGTTAGTATTGAAGAAGTAAAGGAGGCATTTAATTCATTAAAACCATTGGATCTGCCATCTTCACCAGAAAAAGTGATTGTCATTAGGAATGAGATTGATCGACCACAGCCGAGGCTTGATCGCGATACAGGCAAGGGAATGAGTGTTGTGGTGGGTAGAATTAGAAAGGATGCTTGGGGCATAAAATACATCGTTCTTGGACATAACACAATTCGTGGTGCAGCTGGAGCGAGCATATTGAATGCAGAACTCCTCGTTAAGGAGAAGATGGTCTGA
- a CDS encoding HVO_0476 family zinc finger protein has protein sequence MKTEIYCDNCREVTEHVSVKENLYRCSICGTHVHLTPEKEVELKAILSEEDITKIGTVKLPEGEEIVKGDELIVDLEGESKLGRVTAIQLKNGTTVEFAKAREARAIWLKEVGEVYVKFSLHKRAVTTPYKALFDGETEFAIGEEIEIDGKRYLIKRIKLIDGRLLKKDGERAVAKDIKRVYATYTP, from the coding sequence ATGAAAACAGAAATCTACTGCGATAACTGCAGGGAAGTTACAGAACACGTGAGTGTGAAAGAGAATTTATATCGCTGTTCCATTTGCGGAACTCATGTTCATCTTACGCCAGAGAAAGAAGTTGAGTTGAAAGCAATACTTAGCGAGGAAGACATTACAAAGATAGGAACTGTCAAGCTACCTGAAGGAGAAGAGATAGTTAAAGGAGATGAGCTAATAGTTGATCTCGAAGGAGAAAGTAAGCTTGGTAGGGTAACTGCTATTCAATTAAAAAATGGCACCACAGTAGAGTTCGCAAAGGCTCGGGAAGCAAGAGCTATATGGTTAAAAGAGGTTGGAGAAGTTTACGTTAAATTTAGTCTTCACAAAAGAGCGGTCACAACTCCCTACAAGGCACTATTTGATGGTGAAACCGAGTTTGCCATAGGCGAAGAAATTGAAATTGATGGAAAAAGATACCTTATCAAAAGAATTAAGCTCATAGATGGAAGATTGCTCAAAAAAGATGGAGAGAGAGCGGTTGCTAAGGATATAAAGAGAGTCTATGCGACCTATACGCCTTAG
- a CDS encoding nucleotidyltransferase domain-containing protein has product MRPIRLRDFVRIGDLYFSVLGYKNSEKVKCFLRYAPHEKGDRIKDEKRFKKLSHEEALAHPIAKRYYDSGIFRIPARDIEEVFKPEEKLRDAMDSNVSRIVEFFSSIPTEQMGVTGSRLIGLQSDESDVDFIVYGRWWFIAREKLRKGIETGKLLDLDESAWEFIYRKRKVPLPYEIFVAHEKRKFHRAYLGETYFDLLYVRGYEEIDNSVPEEMGVKAGKRVIEAKVTDDRYIFDYPAYYPVEHKEVKAILCFTHTFAGQAFKGEKVVARGDLEIIDSEKYLVVGTKREVEDEFIVSIDLMKKEGLEISDYRWLLSS; this is encoded by the coding sequence ATGCGACCTATACGCCTTAGAGACTTTGTGAGAATAGGAGATCTCTATTTTTCCGTTCTTGGCTACAAAAATTCTGAGAAGGTAAAATGCTTCCTTCGATATGCTCCCCACGAGAAAGGAGATAGGATAAAAGACGAAAAAAGATTCAAAAAACTGTCTCATGAGGAGGCATTGGCTCATCCAATTGCGAAAAGATATTACGATAGTGGAATATTTCGAATTCCAGCAAGAGACATCGAGGAGGTTTTCAAACCAGAAGAAAAGCTAAGAGATGCGATGGACTCAAATGTTTCGAGAATTGTGGAGTTTTTCAGCTCGATTCCTACTGAACAGATGGGCGTAACTGGCTCAAGGCTAATTGGCTTACAGAGCGACGAATCCGATGTTGATTTTATCGTTTACGGACGCTGGTGGTTTATTGCAAGGGAAAAGCTGAGAAAAGGAATAGAAACTGGCAAACTTTTGGATTTGGATGAATCAGCTTGGGAATTCATTTACAGAAAAAGAAAGGTTCCGCTTCCCTATGAGATCTTTGTCGCTCATGAGAAAAGAAAATTCCATAGAGCCTATTTAGGCGAAACATACTTCGATTTGCTTTACGTAAGAGGCTACGAAGAAATAGACAACTCTGTGCCTGAAGAAATGGGGGTTAAGGCAGGTAAGAGAGTTATCGAAGCCAAGGTGACAGACGATCGTTACATCTTTGACTATCCCGCATACTATCCAGTCGAGCACAAAGAAGTTAAAGCGATTCTATGCTTCACTCACACATTCGCTGGACAGGCTTTTAAGGGGGAAAAGGTTGTTGCAAGGGGAGATCTCGAAATTATAGATAGTGAAAAATACTTGGTTGTCGGAACCAAAAGAGAAGTCGAGGACGAGTTTATAGTCTCAATCGATCTGATGAAAAAAGAGGGGCTGGAGATATCTGACTACAGATGGCTACTTTCTTCTTAG
- a CDS encoding ROK family protein, with the protein MILGVDIGGTNTDVVLLKNEDFEVVGTFKTKEFDLSKIDVDYEAIGIGIAVWFKNGKPVGAPNLERIPKIETDKPKIVENDAKCFAYYSAKVTGKNNVLSLTVGTGIGTGIVVGGKLYKGDGLAGELGHSYVGGRRKCKCGGYGHLECYFGGWAIKDVKEKLENGTIYDTKGFKLFCIAIANAIMLLNPEIVTFGGRIGGRLNEQVISEEVSKLIPEVFKPEFRVIKDDYAVAKGSALLAKDLLNL; encoded by the coding sequence ATGATCCTCGGCGTTGACATCGGCGGAACTAACACCGACGTGGTTCTGCTCAAAAATGAAGACTTCGAAGTAGTTGGAACCTTTAAAACGAAGGAATTCGATTTAAGCAAGATCGATGTTGATTATGAAGCCATTGGCATTGGAATTGCGGTCTGGTTCAAAAATGGCAAACCAGTAGGAGCTCCAAACCTTGAAAGAATTCCAAAAATCGAGACTGATAAGCCAAAAATTGTTGAAAACGATGCAAAGTGTTTTGCCTATTATTCAGCAAAGGTAACGGGTAAGAATAACGTTCTCTCGCTCACCGTTGGAACTGGGATTGGAACTGGCATTGTGGTGGGAGGTAAGCTTTACAAAGGCGATGGGCTTGCTGGCGAGCTCGGGCATTCTTATGTTGGAGGGCGAAGGAAATGCAAGTGCGGGGGCTATGGGCATCTTGAATGCTATTTCGGGGGCTGGGCAATCAAAGATGTAAAGGAAAAGCTTGAAAATGGGACAATCTATGACACTAAAGGTTTTAAACTGTTCTGTATTGCAATAGCGAATGCAATAATGCTTCTGAATCCAGAAATCGTCACTTTTGGAGGTAGAATCGGAGGAAGGCTGAATGAGCAAGTGATTTCAGAAGAAGTTTCAAAACTTATTCCCGAAGTGTTTAAACCTGAGTTCAGGGTTATAAAAGACGACTATGCGGTTGCAAAAGGCTCTGCATTGCTTGCAAAGGACCTGCTAAATTTGTAG
- a CDS encoding TIGR00296 family protein produces the protein MKLSPEDGEKAVKLARRAIEEYLENKKVIQDRLEGVFAQKRGVFTTLIKNNDLRGCIGFPYPIKRLDEAIIESAIAAAVDDPRFEPVRRSEMDEITVEVTILTEPEKINAKPKDLPKFVEIGKHGLMVRKGLFSGLLLPQVAVEFGFDAEEFLSQTCMKAGLPPDCWLSGAEVYRFEGQIFKEVEPRGAVVEVDIRSCQQS, from the coding sequence ATGAAGCTAAGCCCTGAAGATGGTGAAAAGGCAGTTAAGCTTGCGAGAAGAGCAATAGAGGAGTATCTTGAAAATAAGAAAGTCATTCAAGATCGACTCGAGGGTGTATTCGCCCAAAAGAGAGGAGTTTTTACAACTCTGATCAAAAATAATGATTTGAGAGGATGTATAGGATTTCCCTACCCAATAAAGAGGCTTGACGAAGCAATAATCGAATCTGCAATAGCTGCAGCGGTAGATGATCCAAGATTTGAGCCCGTGCGGAGATCAGAGATGGATGAGATCACCGTAGAAGTTACGATCTTAACAGAACCAGAAAAAATCAATGCAAAGCCAAAAGATTTGCCAAAATTTGTTGAGATCGGTAAGCATGGCTTAATGGTAAGAAAAGGTTTGTTTTCGGGGCTTCTTTTGCCTCAAGTTGCAGTAGAGTTCGGCTTCGACGCAGAGGAATTTCTAAGCCAGACCTGTATGAAAGCTGGGCTTCCACCAGACTGCTGGCTAAGTGGAGCAGAAGTTTATAGATTCGAAGGGCAGATCTTTAAAGAGGTCGAACCGAGAGGGGCGGTGGTTGAAGTTGATATAAGAAGCTGTCAGCAGAGCTGA